One stretch of Hydrogenovibrio kuenenii DSM 12350 DNA includes these proteins:
- the truD gene encoding tRNA pseudouridine(13) synthase TruD — MSEKNICFDMNALAYAYGKPAVTATLKSSPEDFRVEEQIAFSLLGEGEHLWIWVEKTGQNTDWVAKQIASYIGITSREMGVAGKKDRHAITYQWMSCHLPGKPDPDFLKLSIPGVRVLKAVRHNRKLQTGGLSGNRFQITLNNVEGGLEQIEERLKAIQVHGVPNYFGEQRFGNDMQNLAQASRLFNGEIKPKRHQKSLYLSAARSWMFNEELSERIQQNTWNQAIEGDVFQLQGSQKCFVSEVDVEIQQRVTELDIHPTGSLTGRGKSLATAKVYELEQSIMANYPLWQTGLEKFGLKQERRALRVLPQDLSWQLEGVAEGGVADELQDGLEFTQTRLVLSFTLPAGSYATMLVREVALVTSELV; from the coding sequence ATGTCGGAAAAAAACATTTGTTTTGATATGAATGCCTTGGCCTATGCTTATGGTAAGCCTGCTGTAACAGCAACTCTAAAATCTTCTCCTGAAGATTTTAGAGTTGAAGAGCAAATTGCTTTTTCTTTGCTTGGAGAAGGTGAGCATTTATGGATATGGGTTGAAAAGACGGGTCAAAACACTGATTGGGTTGCCAAACAAATCGCCAGTTATATTGGCATTACCTCTCGGGAAATGGGGGTGGCGGGTAAGAAGGATCGTCATGCCATAACTTATCAGTGGATGAGCTGTCATTTACCGGGAAAACCCGATCCTGATTTTTTAAAATTATCTATCCCTGGTGTCAGGGTGTTAAAGGCTGTTCGACATAACCGAAAGCTGCAAACTGGCGGGTTGAGTGGTAACCGTTTTCAAATCACATTGAATAATGTTGAAGGTGGACTTGAACAAATTGAAGAACGCCTAAAAGCCATTCAAGTGCATGGTGTGCCAAATTATTTCGGTGAGCAACGTTTTGGCAATGATATGCAGAACCTAGCGCAGGCATCACGTCTGTTTAATGGTGAGATTAAACCTAAGCGTCATCAAAAATCGCTTTACCTGTCTGCTGCGCGTTCTTGGATGTTTAATGAAGAGTTGAGTGAGCGTATTCAACAAAATACATGGAATCAGGCAATTGAGGGTGATGTGTTCCAATTGCAAGGGTCGCAAAAATGTTTTGTATCGGAAGTGGATGTTGAAATTCAGCAGCGTGTGACAGAATTGGATATTCATCCAACTGGCTCCTTAACTGGGCGAGGAAAAAGTTTAGCAACAGCCAAGGTATATGAGCTTGAACAAAGTATTATGGCGAACTACCCTTTGTGGCAAACGGGCTTGGAGAAGTTCGGTTTAAAACAAGAGCGTCGTGCATTACGCGTTTTGCCTCAAGACTTGTCCTGGCAACTGGAGGGCGTAGCGGAAGGTGGTGTGGCTGATGAGCTGCAAGATGGCCTAGAATTTACCCAAACCAGACTTGTTTTGAGTTTTACACTCCCAGCAGGAAGTTATGCCACTATGCTGGTGAGAGAAGTGGCTTTGGTTACGTCCGAATTAGTTTGA
- a CDS encoding GGDEF domain-containing protein, translating to MQIENMSPSSFIDFKVSTLKLILLLGAAINLGYTFFAFFYFAEDQRFLGWSHFAFFLEMLLLYRYFKKRPDTALSISLILAFSGFVFFCIMALLVPENSFRLIWFLPLIIFSFFFINAITGLSILILTLCFVLLAQSYLPTYLSEDALYSLILCLIAIGILAHHFSKQIHSYETAIIEQNQQLQNLVTHDQMTGVLNRQGLLDGSEQYFNLASRHYISALCLVVFDVDHFKLINDNYGHLVGDKSIKLIAKLVKRALRKSDLIARMGGDEFVLLLPETNARQAEKLMIKIQNLLSETPLTVGSDEIYMKFSAGIAQHSPQHTSFKELFKTADEALYKAKERGRNQFCMAESDDEMSN from the coding sequence ATGCAAATTGAAAACATGTCACCATCTAGTTTTATCGACTTTAAAGTCAGCACCTTGAAGCTGATTTTATTGTTGGGTGCCGCTATAAATTTAGGTTACACCTTCTTTGCGTTTTTTTACTTTGCAGAAGATCAACGCTTTTTAGGATGGAGTCATTTCGCTTTCTTCTTGGAAATGCTGCTGCTCTATCGTTATTTCAAAAAACGTCCTGACACCGCACTTTCCATTTCCTTGATTTTGGCTTTTTCTGGCTTTGTGTTTTTTTGCATCATGGCGTTATTGGTGCCAGAAAATAGTTTTCGTTTGATCTGGTTTCTACCGCTAATCATCTTTAGTTTCTTCTTTATTAATGCCATAACAGGTCTAAGTATTTTAATACTCACTTTATGTTTTGTGCTTTTAGCGCAGAGCTATCTACCGACCTATTTATCGGAGGATGCGCTGTATTCATTGATCCTTTGCTTAATCGCTATTGGAATTTTGGCACATCATTTCAGTAAGCAAATTCATTCTTATGAAACCGCCATCATCGAACAAAATCAACAACTGCAAAACCTGGTTACCCACGATCAAATGACGGGCGTACTAAATCGCCAAGGGTTACTGGATGGTTCAGAACAATATTTCAACCTTGCCAGTCGTCACTATATCTCCGCACTTTGTTTAGTGGTGTTTGACGTAGACCACTTTAAGCTCATCAACGACAACTATGGTCACCTTGTTGGCGACAAATCCATTAAGCTTATCGCTAAACTCGTTAAACGGGCACTCAGAAAAAGTGACTTAATTGCTCGCATGGGGGGCGATGAATTTGTACTTTTATTGCCGGAAACCAATGCACGACAAGCTGAAAAACTGATGATAAAAATTCAGAACCTACTATCAGAAACACCTCTGACTGTTGGTTCAGACGAGATATATATGAAGTTCTCTGCGGGTATTGCCCAGCACAGTCCACAGCACACTTCCTTTAAAGAACTTTTTAAAACAGCAGATGAAGCTCTTTATAAAGCCAAAGAGCGCGGTAGAAACCAGTTCTGCATGGCTGAAAGCGATGACGAAATGTCAAACTAA
- the hisI gene encoding phosphoribosyl-AMP cyclohydrolase, whose amino-acid sequence MTTSFKSLEKAHQGDTFDWAELKSQLKFDDKGLIPAIAQQHDTGEVLMMAWMNADSIAETLKTGRVCYWSRSRQSYWRKGEESGQIQVLKSMRLDCDGDTILLLVDQTGPACHTGRKSCFYTEISPESAVILTDPLIDPETLYAKKEK is encoded by the coding sequence ATGACTACATCGTTTAAATCATTAGAAAAAGCACATCAAGGTGACACTTTTGACTGGGCAGAGCTAAAGTCTCAATTAAAGTTTGATGATAAAGGGCTAATACCCGCTATCGCTCAACAGCATGATACAGGCGAAGTCTTAATGATGGCTTGGATGAATGCTGATTCTATTGCTGAAACGCTAAAGACCGGACGAGTTTGCTACTGGTCTCGCTCACGCCAATCTTACTGGCGTAAGGGTGAAGAATCAGGGCAGATACAAGTTTTGAAATCCATGCGTCTTGACTGCGATGGCGACACCATTTTGCTACTGGTGGACCAAACCGGACCAGCCTGCCATACAGGACGAAAAAGTTGTTTTTATACTGAAATTTCACCGGAGTCGGCAGTTATCTTGACTGACCCTCTAATTGACCCAGAAACGCTTTATGCGAAAAAAGAAAAGTAA
- a CDS encoding 3'-5' exonuclease produces the protein MNTESAVKKTNKSNAQLIFIDKRNQPIKEYIVAVAASDGLDIKGIQVIASPAKGEKALLSATLKIPSLEALDFKDAKIVDSILQNFVVKDEIMSVDTFIERASEDDDVRQSLTRSVKKLRSKLSELIAEFTSSEVVNLLQEGRNDAHFKLKEHDKELKGKKIYCIDIEATDVSTSDDADVIQVSICDLEGKEILNQLINPGYDIPENEKHNITTEMVQDAPSLTEVWDSIHQALLDADVVLAYSTESDFAYLQKSAEKKSLPFDLDYNAWLDVAKLATDLVGAMRWQSEQMYWFYKTPKLTVAYEKILNKPFPGDAHDALADAQATAELFNAMLSLGRKSQIKAKKPEPVKNTISNNLFASAFAQAKRTK, from the coding sequence ATGAACACAGAATCAGCCGTCAAAAAAACAAACAAAAGCAATGCGCAACTCATTTTTATTGATAAGCGTAACCAGCCCATCAAAGAATACATTGTTGCCGTTGCTGCTTCAGACGGGCTTGATATCAAAGGTATTCAAGTCATTGCCTCGCCTGCCAAGGGAGAAAAAGCCCTATTGAGTGCTACGCTTAAAATTCCATCGCTTGAAGCATTGGACTTTAAAGATGCCAAGATCGTCGATAGCATTTTGCAAAACTTTGTCGTGAAAGATGAAATCATGAGCGTGGACACTTTTATTGAACGTGCCAGTGAAGATGACGATGTGCGCCAATCCTTAACACGTTCTGTTAAAAAACTTCGCAGCAAACTTTCGGAATTAATCGCTGAGTTTACTTCTTCTGAAGTTGTTAACCTTCTGCAAGAAGGGCGCAACGATGCGCACTTCAAACTGAAAGAACATGACAAAGAACTAAAAGGCAAAAAAATCTATTGCATCGACATTGAAGCAACCGATGTGTCCACCAGTGATGATGCCGATGTCATTCAAGTTTCTATTTGCGACTTGGAAGGCAAGGAAATCCTAAACCAGTTAATCAACCCTGGTTACGATATCCCTGAAAACGAAAAGCACAACATCACGACTGAAATGGTTCAGGATGCACCTTCTTTAACAGAGGTGTGGGACAGCATTCACCAGGCACTACTCGATGCCGATGTGGTATTGGCATACAGCACCGAATCCGACTTTGCCTATTTACAAAAAAGCGCTGAGAAAAAGTCACTGCCATTTGATCTAGACTATAACGCTTGGCTTGATGTCGCCAAACTGGCAACTGACCTGGTTGGCGCAATGCGTTGGCAGTCCGAACAAATGTATTGGTTCTACAAAACGCCAAAATTAACTGTCGCTTATGAAAAGATTTTGAACAAACCTTTCCCTGGCGATGCTCACGATGCTTTGGCAGATGCACAAGCTACCGCTGAACTTTTCAATGCAATGCTCAGCCTTGGACGCAAATCACAAATCAAAGCGAAAAAGCCAGAACCAGTGAAAAACACCATTTCCAACAACTTGTTCGCCTCAGCTTTTGCACAGGCAAAGCGTACAAAATAA
- a CDS encoding NlpC/P60 family protein: protein MQRYLSNYKSLISLTGLVIWLTGCATSPPRQASYPIHHSHSYTQLKTDFSNTKAVRKKLLREYSKWKQTPYRYGGESRKGIDCSGFVQTTFKQQFGLLLPRTTKLQVKTGHYVPISKLKPGDVIFFNIGLGVFDSGHHNGIYLGNHRFMHASSSEGVTISNLDNSFWRRHYWTARRIAYTSKR from the coding sequence ATGCAACGTTATCTTTCTAATTACAAAAGTCTCATTTCACTCACTGGTCTGGTGATTTGGCTAACAGGCTGTGCGACTTCTCCTCCAAGACAAGCCAGTTATCCTATTCATCACAGCCACAGCTATACTCAGCTTAAAACGGACTTTTCCAACACCAAAGCGGTGAGAAAAAAGCTATTGCGAGAATATTCAAAATGGAAACAAACACCTTATCGTTATGGCGGGGAGAGCAGAAAAGGCATTGATTGCTCAGGTTTTGTCCAGACGACTTTCAAGCAACAATTTGGTTTATTATTACCCAGAACCACCAAGCTGCAGGTTAAAACCGGACACTATGTCCCCATATCAAAACTTAAACCTGGTGATGTGATTTTCTTCAATATTGGTTTAGGGGTTTTCGACAGCGGTCATCACAACGGTATTTACCTAGGCAACCATCGATTCATGCATGCCTCAAGTAGTGAAGGCGTCACCATTTCAAATCTGGACAATTCATTTTGGCGCCGCCATTACTGGACAGCCCGCCGAATTGCTTACACCAGCAAACGCTAG
- a CDS encoding thioredoxin family protein, whose protein sequence is MVSLTTPVCDFNQPAIDFDLPGIDGQMWTLEKAKGKNGLLIMFICNHCPYVKAIQKRLVEDTRILRDEYGINSIAIMSNDPNEYKEDSFENMKAIAEQWRFPFPYVLDETQQVAKAFGAVCTPDFFGYNAELKLQYRGRLDESRKETSPEGVKRDLLEAMKQVAQTGQGPLEQIPSMGCSIKWKA, encoded by the coding sequence ATGGTCAGCTTAACCACCCCTGTTTGCGATTTTAACCAACCTGCAATTGATTTTGATCTACCTGGCATTGATGGTCAGATGTGGACTCTTGAAAAAGCAAAAGGGAAAAATGGGTTACTGATTATGTTTATCTGCAACCATTGCCCTTATGTCAAAGCCATTCAAAAACGTTTAGTTGAAGATACCCGCATCTTACGTGATGAGTACGGCATTAACAGCATCGCCATTATGAGTAACGATCCCAATGAATATAAAGAAGATTCTTTTGAAAACATGAAGGCCATCGCCGAGCAATGGCGATTTCCATTTCCTTATGTTCTGGACGAAACACAACAAGTCGCTAAAGCTTTCGGCGCGGTTTGCACCCCCGACTTCTTTGGTTATAACGCTGAGCTGAAACTACAATATCGTGGTCGCCTCGATGAATCTCGAAAAGAAACCTCTCCTGAAGGCGTAAAACGCGACTTACTCGAAGCAATGAAACAAGTAGCACAAACCGGACAAGGGCCTTTAGAACAAATCCCTTCAATGGGGTGCTCGATCAAATGGAAAGCCTAG
- a CDS encoding mechanosensitive ion channel family protein: MKKQRSLPYLQTFLAVIFLSISQYAFSAAPTSIKEAIETQQRSQSAIENIDANKQIVRPGSTPLSTLLTLKELVKQKKYEEGTIYLDLRYLPQKVKKVGAPKLLKQLMIIWQQQNLLDLTAVSNSPDGMQNDGLPPYRDLIGYLKSTKGKIPVYLQKVPDPAVGYLWKISNRTLIKVPALWSEFGYPSWATTIANYLPDFKFFHMENWQFVGVVFIVVLSWYAIKLLTTFFGFIWLKLYPERTAFQHFLVNGLRFAVTIWLLQYGINQLGLSLQAKVVLTSGILDYLAIMFLSLGIIELIAQRLINKLNEKFSRALIRPLSTTVKVLVVIVLILSWLSDAGYSLTTVLTGLGIGSLAIALAAQKTLENVFGAFTLYIARPIKPGDFCKFGEITGTVEEIGLRSTRIRKLNRSIVHVPNSIFASKELENYAEIDRRLYKKELRVRLDTSVEQLRLLLIALRELIISHPKTLDIAARARFEEIERDAFLIVVNAYVNTKSLPELKAIAEDLNFHILDILHKLNIRLATPEQRIVITKGHPIPEDVQKEAEAKIQELIEQEKLPFPNFSDDEKAAIKDTLAYPPPGSPKKEKTEDS, translated from the coding sequence ATGAAAAAACAGCGCTCATTGCCATATCTACAGACTTTCTTAGCTGTCATTTTTTTAAGCATTTCTCAATATGCGTTTTCAGCTGCGCCAACAAGCATTAAAGAGGCGATCGAAACCCAGCAACGAAGCCAGTCTGCTATAGAAAACATCGATGCCAATAAACAAATTGTTCGCCCTGGCAGCACGCCGCTTTCAACATTACTAACCCTCAAAGAACTCGTCAAACAGAAAAAATATGAAGAGGGAACCATCTATCTGGATTTGCGCTATCTGCCACAAAAAGTAAAAAAAGTCGGCGCCCCCAAATTGCTCAAACAATTAATGATTATCTGGCAGCAACAAAACCTTCTTGATCTAACGGCTGTCAGTAATTCGCCAGATGGCATGCAAAACGACGGGCTACCTCCCTATCGCGACCTGATTGGTTACCTAAAAAGCACCAAAGGCAAAATACCGGTTTACCTGCAAAAAGTGCCCGATCCAGCTGTCGGTTATCTCTGGAAAATATCTAACCGCACATTGATAAAAGTCCCTGCACTTTGGTCTGAGTTCGGCTACCCAAGTTGGGCTACCACCATCGCTAACTACCTACCTGACTTTAAGTTTTTTCATATGGAAAACTGGCAATTTGTTGGTGTGGTTTTCATTGTTGTGCTGAGTTGGTATGCCATCAAACTTCTAACGACTTTCTTCGGATTCATTTGGCTAAAGCTCTACCCTGAAAGAACTGCTTTCCAGCATTTTCTCGTAAATGGACTCCGTTTCGCAGTCACTATATGGTTGTTGCAATATGGCATTAACCAGCTTGGGCTATCCCTACAAGCCAAAGTTGTTTTAACATCTGGCATTCTAGACTACTTAGCAATCATGTTCTTAAGCCTAGGCATTATCGAACTGATTGCACAACGCCTTATCAACAAACTCAATGAAAAATTTTCTCGTGCGCTGATCCGACCCCTGTCCACAACCGTGAAAGTATTGGTCGTTATCGTACTGATTCTTAGCTGGCTAAGTGATGCCGGCTATAGCCTCACTACTGTTCTAACAGGGTTAGGGATAGGATCACTAGCCATTGCTCTGGCTGCACAAAAAACGCTCGAAAACGTTTTTGGCGCCTTTACCCTCTATATTGCCCGCCCCATCAAGCCGGGCGATTTTTGTAAGTTTGGCGAGATTACAGGAACAGTGGAAGAAATCGGGCTACGTTCAACCCGCATCCGCAAACTCAATCGCTCCATCGTGCATGTTCCCAACTCCATTTTTGCTTCAAAAGAATTGGAAAATTACGCCGAAATTGATCGTAGACTTTATAAAAAAGAACTCCGCGTTAGGCTTGATACATCCGTTGAACAACTCAGGCTGCTACTCATCGCACTGAGAGAACTCATTATCTCTCATCCTAAAACACTGGATATCGCAGCCAGAGCACGCTTTGAAGAAATTGAACGCGATGCATTTTTGATAGTAGTCAACGCCTATGTCAACACAAAGTCATTGCCTGAATTGAAGGCTATCGCCGAAGATCTGAATTTCCATATTCTTGATATATTACACAAGCTCAATATTCGCCTTGCCACGCCAGAGCAACGCATTGTTATCACCAAAGGACACCCCATCCCTGAAGACGTGCAAAAAGAAGCTGAGGCAAAAATTCAAGAACTGATTGAACAAGAAAAACTACCTTTCCCTAATTTTTCCGATGACGAAAAGGCAGCAATTAAAGATACCTTGGCCTATCCACCACCGGGCAGCCCAAAGAAAGAAAAAACCGAAGATTCATAA
- a CDS encoding superoxide dismutase → MAFTLPDLPYDYDALEVSIDARTMEIHHTKHHNTYITNLNNAIAGSELEDKSIEELCANAGSISPAVRNNGGGHWNHSFFWNIMTGDSMGSPTGALADDINATFGGFDAMKEKFNTAGATRFGSGWAWLTVSADGKLEISSTPNQDNPLMDVADVKGTPILGLDVWEHAYYLRYQNLRPAYMQAWWDVVNWNKVSELYTAAKA, encoded by the coding sequence ATGGCTTTCACGCTTCCAGATCTTCCATATGATTACGATGCATTAGAAGTTTCCATTGACGCACGTACAATGGAAATCCACCATACTAAGCACCACAACACTTACATCACAAACCTAAACAATGCGATTGCTGGTTCTGAACTTGAAGACAAGTCAATTGAAGAGTTATGTGCAAATGCGGGTTCTATTTCTCCTGCTGTGCGTAACAACGGTGGTGGCCATTGGAACCATTCTTTCTTCTGGAACATCATGACTGGTGACAGCATGGGCTCGCCAACAGGTGCTTTGGCTGACGATATCAATGCAACTTTCGGTGGCTTTGACGCTATGAAAGAAAAGTTCAACACTGCTGGCGCAACACGCTTCGGTTCAGGTTGGGCTTGGTTAACAGTTTCTGCTGACGGTAAGTTAGAAATCTCTTCAACACCTAACCAAGACAACCCTCTAATGGATGTTGCTGACGTTAAGGGGACGCCAATCCTAGGTCTTGACGTTTGGGAACATGCTTATTACCTACGTTATCAAAACCTTCGCCCTGCTTACATGCAAGCTTGGTGGGACGTGGTTAACTGGAATAAAGTCTCTGAGCTTTATACCGCTGCAAAAGCTTAA
- a CDS encoding YcgL domain-containing protein encodes MAQTISAFKSPKKEELYLYVLQETELEELPNELFVMFGEPVHVLDFELTAERKLPRADAKEILKAIEDKGYYMQMPPNEVEKISDMTPPPEHLDNIF; translated from the coding sequence ATGGCACAAACAATTTCAGCATTCAAAAGCCCGAAAAAAGAGGAACTTTACCTCTATGTTTTGCAAGAAACAGAGTTAGAGGAGCTACCGAATGAACTTTTTGTCATGTTTGGCGAGCCTGTACATGTACTTGATTTTGAACTAACAGCAGAGCGTAAATTGCCACGAGCAGATGCAAAAGAAATCCTCAAGGCAATTGAAGACAAAGGCTACTATATGCAAATGCCGCCTAATGAAGTTGAAAAAATATCAGACATGACACCTCCACCGGAACACCTAGACAATATTTTCTAG
- a CDS encoding NAD(P)H-binding protein, translating to MFGKKVVVLAGAGFVGRSVVNELSKQGYQVRVCVRRPERFRDYGLFPNTKVFAIKDYQDEAVLKSALEDVDVVVNLLADLTAGIEAVPTKDLVVANQKVKKAVELSSAQRVISLSQLGADATKAENSRLQQLGESDAIALGASNTKNTILRTSLLLGEGDCVTTQFRKQLNLISFLPVVNASTLVQPLAVGEFAKALVSVINDETTYGQKVEVAGEERISVRQLAELVAELLGKESALIFPMCKMNARLMVKLGVLAPIKSVSPVLLDGLTIDQVTDNDFSNQFGFVPRSIEQVLSAYLLPTKVRDRYHFLRQEAGRNHDDLA from the coding sequence ATGTTTGGAAAAAAGGTCGTAGTGTTAGCAGGCGCCGGGTTTGTTGGGCGCTCAGTTGTTAATGAGCTGTCAAAGCAAGGCTATCAGGTGCGCGTTTGTGTGCGCCGTCCTGAGCGCTTCCGTGACTATGGGCTTTTCCCAAATACCAAAGTATTTGCTATCAAGGACTATCAAGATGAAGCGGTTTTGAAATCTGCTTTGGAAGATGTGGATGTCGTCGTTAATTTATTAGCAGATCTAACAGCAGGTATTGAAGCTGTTCCGACAAAAGATTTGGTTGTCGCTAACCAAAAAGTGAAAAAAGCGGTTGAATTATCTTCTGCGCAACGCGTGATTTCATTGTCTCAACTGGGTGCGGATGCAACCAAAGCGGAAAACTCACGCTTACAGCAATTGGGCGAATCAGATGCAATTGCTTTAGGCGCGTCGAATACTAAAAATACCATTTTGCGTACCAGTCTGTTGTTGGGTGAAGGAGATTGTGTAACCACTCAGTTCCGTAAGCAATTGAATTTGATTTCTTTCTTACCTGTAGTCAACGCTTCTACGCTGGTTCAGCCTCTTGCGGTTGGAGAGTTTGCAAAAGCCTTGGTGTCAGTTATCAATGACGAAACCACTTATGGACAAAAAGTAGAAGTCGCAGGTGAAGAGCGCATTAGTGTTCGTCAGTTGGCTGAATTGGTTGCTGAATTGTTGGGCAAAGAATCTGCGTTGATATTTCCAATGTGCAAAATGAATGCTAGATTGATGGTGAAATTAGGCGTTCTGGCGCCGATTAAATCGGTAAGCCCAGTGTTATTGGACGGCCTGACTATCGATCAAGTGACAGATAATGATTTCTCGAATCAGTTTGGTTTTGTACCGCGCAGTATTGAACAGGTGTTATCTGCTTACTTGTTACCAACTAAGGTGCGTGATCGTTATCATTTCTTGCGTCAAGAAGCGGGTCGTAACCACGACGACTTGGCATAG
- a CDS encoding YgaP family membrane protein, with translation MGCNVGGLDRKLRILVGIIILLIGMGMSSWWALVGLIPLITGIMGWCPAYLLFGASTCKTDSEKSAE, from the coding sequence ATGGGATGTAATGTAGGTGGACTTGATAGAAAATTACGGATTCTTGTCGGTATTATCATACTGTTGATTGGTATGGGAATGAGCAGTTGGTGGGCTCTTGTCGGTTTGATTCCGCTAATTACCGGGATCATGGGATGGTGTCCTGCGTATCTATTGTTTGGTGCGAGCACCTGTAAAACGGATTCTGAGAAAAGCGCTGAATAA
- a CDS encoding multifunctional CCA addition/repair protein, with protein MQIYLVGGAVRDTLLGLKPHEHDWVVVGATPDELIKEGYQQVGKDFPVFLHPKTRDEYALARTERKAGKGYHGFEVFADPSVTLEEDLIRRDLTINAIAQNDDGELIDPYGGVKDLEARVLRHVSDAFVEDPLRVLRVARFAAKLAPFGFVLADETRTLMQEMVSSGEISDLTPERVWQEVAKALATAKPSIFFEVLDQVGAVEVLFPELYQLHDVTQPVKHHPEGDVWIHTMMVLDAAASLSDDLNVRFAALVHDLGKGITPKELWPKHHGHEKGGLSLVKAMANRYRLPKNTLNFALKVTEYHGIVHKVLDSEGQPHLKPQTCLKLLNLTKAFKQTTELSLLLTACEADARGRLGFENRPYPQRDFWLALAQAGSKVNNQEIIATGVQGAAISEAIERKRIELIQAYMDAYSAEKAEL; from the coding sequence ATGCAAATCTATTTGGTTGGTGGTGCTGTGCGAGATACGTTGCTCGGATTAAAGCCGCATGAACATGATTGGGTTGTTGTTGGTGCAACACCTGATGAGCTTATTAAGGAAGGTTACCAGCAAGTTGGTAAGGACTTTCCCGTGTTTTTGCATCCCAAAACAAGAGATGAATATGCTCTGGCTCGCACAGAGCGTAAGGCTGGCAAAGGCTATCACGGCTTTGAAGTGTTTGCCGACCCTTCCGTGACTTTGGAAGAGGATTTGATTCGTCGGGATTTAACCATTAATGCCATAGCCCAAAACGATGATGGGGAGTTGATTGACCCTTATGGTGGTGTAAAAGACCTTGAGGCAAGGGTATTGCGTCATGTGTCGGATGCTTTTGTTGAAGACCCTTTACGAGTATTGCGCGTTGCTCGCTTTGCCGCCAAGCTTGCTCCTTTTGGGTTTGTGCTTGCAGACGAAACGCGAACACTGATGCAAGAAATGGTTTCTTCGGGAGAAATATCTGATTTAACGCCTGAACGTGTTTGGCAAGAAGTTGCTAAGGCGCTTGCGACAGCAAAGCCGAGTATCTTCTTTGAAGTGCTAGATCAAGTCGGGGCAGTAGAAGTGTTGTTTCCCGAGTTGTATCAACTGCATGATGTCACCCAGCCAGTTAAGCATCATCCAGAAGGTGATGTTTGGATTCATACTATGATGGTGTTGGATGCAGCCGCAAGCTTGTCGGATGATTTGAATGTCCGGTTTGCCGCTTTGGTGCATGATCTTGGTAAAGGGATTACGCCCAAAGAGCTTTGGCCTAAACACCATGGGCATGAAAAAGGTGGTCTGTCTTTGGTGAAGGCGATGGCGAATCGCTATCGACTGCCAAAAAATACACTGAATTTTGCATTGAAGGTGACGGAATATCATGGCATTGTGCATAAGGTCTTGGATTCTGAGGGGCAGCCGCACTTAAAGCCGCAAACTTGCCTTAAGCTGCTTAATTTAACCAAAGCGTTTAAACAAACAACAGAGTTGTCTTTGTTGTTGACGGCTTGTGAAGCCGATGCTAGGGGGCGATTAGGGTTTGAAAACCGACCTTATCCTCAGCGAGATTTTTGGTTGGCGTTAGCGCAAGCGGGATCAAAGGTTAATAATCAAGAGATTATCGCAACAGGCGTGCAGGGAGCTGCCATTTCCGAAGCGATTGAGCGCAAGCGCATTGAGTTGATTCAGGCGTATATGGATGCTTACTCTGCTGAAAAAGCAGAATTATAA